Proteins from a genomic interval of Plasmodium reichenowi strain SY57 chromosome 11, whole genome shotgun sequence:
- a CDS encoding hypothetical protein (conserved Plasmodium protein, unknown function) → MMKRGWIFCDFFNYNKIVRCEESYDKNNKSEDSKYGEKRSNELYEESSMNNNDSLIDMIKNIPINPFIDKNENMNKYKYGVEKKNIERYTGVNVYDEVDEKDEKKNKPVEYPFAISNKIIFKKEKNNNNKTSSSNNQINTNYSNISSELYPEEGFKTPNKTKHFYADWERLLAYNHGLYTLKNANNNNTIINRDLHSLNTENDIRNKLNLYIDRINIDNPNDTCKYLGIEEYKCLLTHSFHMNTNVSNQKCVKWFNEYIQCKWDEQKLNFGYNYIEHKRHKKSKAYIAAPDYQYA, encoded by the coding sequence atgaTGAAAAGAGGATGGATTTTCTGtgatttttttaattacaATAAAATAGTAAGATGTGAAGAGAGTTATGATAAGAACAATAAAAGTGAGGATTCGAAATATGGAGAAAAGAGAAGTAATGAGTTATATGAAGAGAGTAGTATGAATAATAACGATTCTTTAATAGATATGATTAAGAATATACCTATAAATCCATTtattgataaaaatgaaaatatgaataaatataaatatggtgttgaaaaaaaaaatattgaacGATATACTGGTGTGAATGTGTATGATGAAGTAGATGAAAAAgatgagaaaaaaaacaaaccTGTAGAATATCCTTTTGCGAtaagtaataaaataatatttaagaaagagaaaaataataataataaaacaagTTCATCTAATAATCAAATTAATACAAATTATAGTAATATATCAAGTGAATTATACCCAGAAGAAGGTTTTAAAACACCTAATAAAACAAAGCATTTTTATGCTGATTGGGAAAGATTATTAGCATATAATCATGGTTTATATACGTTAAAAAATgcaaataataataatacaataatTAATAGAGATTTACATTCATTAAATACAGAAAATgatataagaaataaattaaatttatatatcgATAGAATAAATATCGATAATCCAAATGATACATGTAAATATTTAGGAAtagaagaatataaatgtttattAACACATTCTTTTCATATGAATACAAATGTTAGTAATCAAAAATGTGTCAAGTGGtttaatgaatatatacaatGTAAATGGGATgaacaaaaattaaattttgGATATAACTACATTGAACATAAAAGACATAAAAAATCAAAGGCCTATATCGCAGCCCCAGATTATCAATACgcataa
- a CDS encoding coproporphyrinogen-III oxidase, putative: MKDEIAPNEYFRNLWENLLKSEQNNICSLIESLDNKKFQEEVWYRKSGKNKNLGGGITRILEDGNIFEKCAVNYSCIFGAIDKESAKQMCVNHYNKEFINTTRICHSDDINILISRVLNSHNIRIINEKYKFYASGISIIAHPVNPNVPTVHMNFRFFQIFIKTGKKKKKYNNLNNNNLNNNFVKNKIDNNYKSIKHWFGGGCDLSPCYIFPDLFTEFHNSFKLVCDKYNHLFYRHFKIWCDLYFRIKHRNINRGIGGIFFDNLLNNIIKNKKVIRSGKLKDINKKNGNDTTINNNNNNNNNNNNKDCKCYSCNNIMDKSYRMIYFFIQECIINFRKSYLHILLETVNFKYDDNMLKWQRVCRGRYVEFNLLYDRGTKFGIELNRYKIYRRKKKQKKLENYSSTNFIKDEIFDEQVSDYLSDEHEKIDNVFSSLPLKCDFQYKYKIEKYSREYETLEILKYPKKWVDY; the protein is encoded by the exons atgAAAGATGAG ATAGCTCCTAATGAATATTTTAGAAATTTATGggaaaatttattaaagtCTGAGcagaataatatatgtagtTTAATCGAATCActtgataataaaaagtttCAAGAAGAAGTATGGTATAGGAAGTCTGGgaagaataaaaatttgGGTGGTGGTATAACAAGAATTTTAGAAGATGGgaatatatttgaaaaatgTGCTGTGAATTATTCATGTATATTTGGAGCTATAGATAAGGAATCAGCTAAACAAATGTGTGtaaatcattataataaagaatttattaatacaaCAAGGATTTGTCATTCTGATGatatcaatatattaatttcaCGTGTTTTAAATTCTCATAATATACGAATTATTAAcgaaaaatataaattttatgCATCAGGTATTTCTATTATAGCTCATCCAGTTAATCCAAATGTACCTACTGTTCATATGAATTTTCgattttttcaaatatttataaaaacaggaaaaaagaagaaaaaatataataaccttaataataacaatttaaataataattttgtaaaaaataaaatagataataattataaaagtaTTAAACATTGGTTTGGTGGTGGATGTGATTTAAGCCcatgttatatttttccagATTTATTTACTGAATTTcataattcttttaaacTAGTTTgtgataaatataatcatttattttatagacattttaaaatatggtgtgatttatattttcgAATTAAACATCGGAATATTAATAGAGGGATTGGCGggattttttttgataatttgttgaataatattataaaaaataaaaaagttataAGGAGTGgtaaattaaaagatataaataaaaaaaatggtaATGACACAACCAtcaacaacaacaacaataataataataataataataataaagattGTAAATGCTATAgttgtaataatattatggATAAAAGTTATCgtatgatatatttttttatacaagaatgtattataaattttagAAAATCATATCTACATATTCTACTTGAAACtgttaattttaaatatgatgataatatgttaaaatGGCAAAGAGTATGTAGAGGTAGATATGTTGAATTCAACCTGTTATACGATAGAGGTACCAAGTTTGGTATTGAATTAAatagatataaaatttatagacgtaaaaaaaaacaaaaaaaactagaaaattattcttctacaaattttataaaagatgAAATCTTTGATGAACAAGTATCTGATTACCTATCAGATGAACATGAAAAAATAGATAACGTCTTTTCTTCATTACCTTTAAAATGTGATTTccaatataaatataaaattgaaaaatattcaaGAGAATATGAAACCCTAGAAATATTAAAGTATCCCAAAAAGTGGGTAGACTACTAA
- a CDS encoding methyltransferase, putative produces MINNNNCAEAESNICGDIEELIDDLIYYVRTNDIVEVKKILEVDSRITSLNNIKDENDNTLLHFACANNNIDMILFLLYECCIDYNQYNKSGNSPLMWSIQNKHIESTREVLFFDYYLNKIKYNNLEKKKNQVFENMRNVNDNNFISHNFRLSPNIKKKLNIMDIYNLYDGRDVKYINNGPINNVHINNGHINSGHINNGHINSGHINNGHINSGHINNGHINNGHINNGHINSGHINNDIIICDELLQNSNDKQLFLYKERNKINLLKKNEFNKSILSEAFDAQNEQILHLVLNHPISVVLDNQEEPSDDDNKNKVDSDMDVSMSEHPPTKHDNNNNNNNNINCNNVCGSVTTKIYNNDYNTEEIKNESNIEFTTNIQEAKIIQEKTYELIINDKIKKEEYDDSNNSNNNIIIQIREVGLNYFGDTLDESNPCNDLTGINIWESCLVASRWFSDLSLQNFFSNKNILEIGAGSGLASITIFIYSNIYNNNKEKGIKNLIISDINNITLNNIKHNLFLNEYLLNFNNSEWKNKITVANIDCTNINTYPRENNQISKYDCIVASDIIYDHKLVPSIIFLLNTTLQTNGTFLYVCKKNRDGIQLLINQLENNNFTIHYFTPPQDYFKNPFLNLSQNIFNMKFSEFDDQQNFIMMKCQRL; encoded by the coding sequence AtgattaataataataattgtgCCGAAGCAGAAAGCAACATATGTGGGGATATAGAAGAATTAATTGACgatttaatatattatgttagAACAAACGATATAGTAgaagtaaaaaaaatattagaaGTAGATTCCAGAATTACAagtttaaataatattaaggATGAGAATGATAATACATTATTACATTTTGCTTGTgcaaataataatatagatatgattttatttttactttatGAATGTTGTATTGATTATaatcaatataataaaagcGGTAACAGTCCCTTGATGTGGTCCATACAGAATAAACATATAGAATCTACCAGAGAAGTTTTATTCtttgattattatttaaataaaattaaatataataatttagaaaagaaaaaaaatcaagtatttgaaaatatgagaaatgtaaatgataataattttataagtCATAATTTTAGGTTATCTccaaatataaaaaagaaactTAATAtaatggatatatataacttgTATGATGGAAGGGAtgtgaaatatataaacaatgGTCCTATAAACAATGTTCATATAAACAATGGTCATATAAACAGCGGTCATATAAACAATGGTCATATAAACAGCGGTCATATAAACAATGGTCACATAAACAGCGGTCATATAAACAATGGTCATATAAACAATGGTCATATAAACAATGGTCATATAAACAGCGGTCATATAAACaatgatataattatatgtgatgaattattacaaaataGTAATGATAAGCaactttttctttataaagaaaggaacaaaataaatttgttaaaaaaaaatgaatttaataaaagtatTTTATCCGAAGCTTTTGATGCTCAGAATGAACAGATTCTACATTTAGTTTTGAATCACCCCATATCTGTTGTATTGGATAACCAAGAAGAACCATcagatgatgataataagaataaagTTGATAGTGATATGGATGTAAGTATGAGTGAACATCCCCCCACAAAacatgataataataataataataataacaatattaatTGTAATAATGTTTGTGGTAGTGTGACCACTAAgatttataataatgattataatacagaagaaataaaaaatgaatcCAATATAGAATTTACAACAAATATTCAAGAAGCAAAAATAATTCAAGAAAAGACATatgaattaataataaacgataagataaagaaagaagaatatgatgatagtaataatagtaataataatattataatacagATAAGAGAAGTTGGACTTAATTATTTTGGAGATACTCTCGATGAATCGAATCCATGTAATGATCTTACAGGTATTAATATATGGGAAAGTTGTCTTGTGGCTAGTCGATGGTTTAGCGATTTATCTTTACagaattttttttcgaataaaaatattttagaAATTGGTGCTGGCAGTGGTTTGGCTAGTAttacaatatttatatattctaatatttacaataataataaagaaaaaggtataaagaatttaattataagtgatataaataatataacattaaataatattaaacataatttatttttaaatgaatatttattaaattttaataattcagaatggaaaaataaaattactGTTGCTAATATAGATtgtacaaatataaatacataccCACGAGAAAATAATCAAATATCTAAATACGATTGTATTGTAGCTAGTGATATTATTTATGATCATAAATTAGTTCCCtctattatatttttattaaatactACTCTACAAACAAATGGTACCTTTCTATATgtatgtaaaaaaaatagagacggtatacaattattaataaaccaactggaaaataataattttacaaTACATTATTTTACACCTCCACAAgattattttaaaaatccttttcttaatttatcacaaaatatttttaacatGAAATTCTCCGAGTTCGACGATCAACAAAACTTTATCATGATGAAATGTCAAAggttataa
- a CDS encoding alpha/beta hydrolase, putative — translation MPILFYIFYIFCFPLINLSERTSKINYHNNYRFVSSDDKSMMNNFFIKLNKIKNFPNYNTLWKIKKCGYFFLSYKNGKNNWNRISVSTITSSNNNEKITDDVFDGISYSIRDNTHIFKNETKDIPIVLLHGCYGSRKNFIFFSKLLKSNKVITMDLRNHGDSKHTENMRFDEIENDIKNVLKKLHIKKCCLIGFSLGGKASMYCALKNSSLFSHLIIMDILPFNYNCNKIPIKLPFNISQVTSILYHIKHEKKPRNKLEFLEYLKCELPDISNSFAQFLCMSLKENNDKNQLTWKINIDAIYKDLPFIMNFPLNSQEYKYLNPCNFIIAKKSDLVCSIPNFDKIIKDYFPSASQIILENSTHTVYIDEAKQCADIINGMLNK, via the coding sequence atgcctattttattttatattttttatattttctgTTTTCCCCTTATAAATCTTTCAGAAAGAACgtcaaaaataaattatcataataattatcgGTTCGTATCTAGTGACGATAAAAGCATGatgaataatttttttataaaattaaataaaattaaaaactttccaaattataatactctttggaaaattaaaaagtgtggatattttttcttatctTATAAAAATGGGAAAAACAACTGGAATAGAATTTCTGTTAGTACTATAACaagtagtaataataatgagaAAATAACTGATGATGTGTTTGATGGAATTTCATATAGTATCCGAGataatacacatatattcAAAAACGAGACAAAGGATATTCCTATTGTATTATTGCATGGATGTTATGGAAGTcgaaaaaattttatattttttagtAAACTATTAAAATCAAATAAAGTGATAACAATGGATTTAAGAAATCATGGAGATTCTAAGCATACCGAAAATATGCGATTTGATGAAATtgaaaatgatataaagaatgttttaaaaaaattacatataaaaaaatgttgtTTAATTGGGTTTAGTTTAGGAGGAAAAGCATCGATGTATTGTGCTTTAAAAAATAGTTCCCTTTTTTCtcatttaattattatggatatattaccatttaattataattgtAATAAAATTCCTATAAAGTTaccttttaatatatctcAAGTTACtagtatattatatcatataaaacATGAAAAGAAACCAAGAAATAAATTGGAATTCTtagaatatttaaaatgtgAATTACCAGATATTTCAAATTCATTTGCTCaatttttatgtatgtcgcttaaagaaaataatgataaaaatcAATTAACATGGAAAATTAATATTGACGCAATTTATAAAGATTTACCCTTTATAATGAATTTCCCATTAAATTCAcaagaatataaatatcttAATCCAtgtaattttattatagCCAAAAAATCAGATCTAGTTTGTTCCATTCCAAATTTtgataaaattataaaagaCTACTTTCCTTCAGCTAGCCAAATCATTTTAGAGAATTCCACTCATACGGTTTACATAGACGAAGCGAAACAATGTGCGGATATAATTAATGGAATGTTgaataaatga
- a CDS encoding 60S ribosomal protein L35ae, putative: protein MENVKVKKEQTEVSQKKKVVKKVLKKNKKTSNKKLQAVRLYEKGVILGYKRSQRNQDPNFTLISIKNVNTKKHAQFYVGKRVAYVYRTTKHHDGVKIKCIWGKVCRTHGNSGVVRAKFKTHIPPKAFGDRVRILMYPSNI from the exons atggaaaatgtaaaagtaaaaaaagaacaaacTGAAGTATctcagaaaaaaaaagttgTCAAGAAGgttttaaagaaaaataaaaaaacttCTAACAAAAAACTCCAAGCTGTTCGATTATATGAAAAGGGAGTTATATTAGGATACAAAAG ATCTCAAAGAAATCAAGATCCCAACTTTACATTAATATCCATTAAAAATGTGAACACGAAAAAACACGCACAATTCTATGTAGGAAAAAGAGTTGCTTATGTTTATAGAACAACTAAACATCATGATGGagttaaaataaaatgtatatggGGAAAGGTATGTAGGACTCATGGTAATAGTGGTGTTGTAAGAGCAAAATTTAAAACTCATATCCCACCTAAGGCTTTCGGTGATAGAGTTAGAATACTTATGTATCCATCAAATATTTAA
- a CDS encoding 60S ribosomal protein L28, putative codes for MSNVSNALVWELTRKSNCFIKKNKAGKKGVFLCDPLNVNYKNTPSSSGLVKSNSTNVTLKDGKVVFSVKTSKESNVVNQHFKAKNMKNVEKLLQQHGTFEKAKNKEKLLKKYKRLSKLYETSHKTTN; via the exons ATGTCGAATGTAAGTAATGCTCTTGTATGGGAATTAACCAGAAAAAGCAACTgctttattaaaaaaaacaaagCAGGAAAAAAAGGAGTTTTCTTATGTGACCCTTTGAATGTAAATTATAAGAATACACCATCCAGTAGTG GACTTGTAAAAAGTAACTCTACCAATGTTACCTTGAAAGATGGAAAAGTCGTTTTCTCCGTTAAAACATCAAAGGAATC aAATGTCGTGAACCAACACTTCAAAGCTAAGAATATGAAGAATGTAGAAAAGCTTCTCCAACAACATGGAACTTTTGAAAAAGCAAAGAATAAAGAAAAActtttaaagaaatataaacGTTTGTctaaattatatgaaacATCTCATAAAAcaacaaattaa
- a CDS encoding hypothetical protein (conserved Plasmodium protein, unknown function), whose amino-acid sequence MTMENHNNANQVIDKNKVECDNKYIYTKFPMFDMHKKIKYYNKKISDINLENIKLKRCKKHLETHILEENIIFEKNFENYEKIISNALRLGYSCMNLCTILNKFINKDKLYVLRLLLRKRDEFKNNIIKSYIHKHMENKIYFKTLTNIIQNFSIKNKNFVTIFLVHHIKNKIKLHFIHFYNVILYQYNNVKEKCKHISMLQSNNHFNSNKLYIQNIHILNKILALFKLSYIIRNRFRLNVQNFFVYMLEKKKKKKNSFMKEKNDNIINMKCPTNNIEDDTINTTTNYNMDKENLTNYEYCTNKKKKFIENTFFINDNSSSTSSCILHPNDFYNYLYNEELKNYIIYNRTKYNQININDKSIYQKLKQKEKDKKNIYHKENNILQIQSYLDQKMIKKNIYIHSLKKELEDLFFEIQNDVKIHHNQKEQIKNVQTSCHEQIEKIQTTLKNIRNKHFFFIIGMGPPENLQLKASDNCDLNSHKHFKFLNNMSNTSGSITNKGSKILFSIKR is encoded by the coding sequence ATGACCATGGAGAACCATAATAATGCTAACCAAGTTATAGATAAGAATAAAGTAGAAtgtgataataaatatatttatacgAAATTCCCCATGTTTGATATGcataagaaaataaaatattataacaagaaaatatcagatattaatttagaaaatataaaattaaaaaggTGTAAGAAACATTTGGAAACACATATAttagaagaaaatataatatttgaaaaaaatttcgaaaattatgaaaaaatcATTTCGAATGCTTTACGTTTAGGATATTCCTGTATGAATTTATGTACAATATTAAATAagtttataaataaagataaattatatgttttaagATTATTGTTAAGAAAAAGAGatgaatttaaaaataatattataaaatcttatattcataaacatatggaaaataaaatttattttaaaacacttacaaatataatacaaaatttttctataaaaaataaaaattttgtaaCGATATTCTTAGttcatcatataaaaaacaaaattaaacttcattttatacatttttataatgttattttatatcaatataataatgtaaaagaaaaatgtaaaCATATATCTATGTTACAATCAAATAATCATTTtaattcaaataaattatatatacaaaatatacatatacttaataaaatattagCATTATTCAAATTGTCTTATATTATCAGAAATCGTTTTCGCCTGAACGTTCagaatttttttgtatacatgttagaaaaaaaaaaaaaaaaaaaaaattcttttatgaaagaaaaaaatgataacataataaatatgaaatgtccaacaaataatatagaagaTGATACTATAAATACAACAACtaattataatatggataaagaaaatctaacaaattatgaatattgtacaaataaaaaaaaaaaatttatagaaaatacatttttcattaatgACAATTCATCAAGTACAAGTAGTTGTATACTACATCCAAatgatttttataattatttatataatgaagaattaaaaaattatattatatacaatcGTACCAAATATAATCAGAtcaatataaatgataaaagCATATATCAAAAATTGAAGCAAAAGGAAAAggacaaaaaaaatatatatcataaagaaaataatattttacaaattCAAAGTTATCTAGAtcaaaaaatgataaaaaaaaatatatatattcattctttaaaaaaagaacttgaggatttattttttgaaatacAAAACGATGTAAAAATACATCATAATCAAAAGgaacaaattaaaaatgtacaAACATCTTGTCATGAACAAATTGAAAAAATCCAAACAACTCtcaaaaatataaggaacaaacattttttttttatcattgGAATGGGCCCACCAGAAAATTTACAGTTAAAAGCTTCTGATAATTGTGATTTAAATTCTCataaacattttaaatttcttaataatatgaGCAACACGTCGGGAAGTATTACAAATAAGGGTAGTAAGATATTATTTAGCATAAaaagataa